In Gossypium arboreum isolate Shixiya-1 chromosome 5, ASM2569848v2, whole genome shotgun sequence, a single genomic region encodes these proteins:
- the LOC108486364 gene encoding uncharacterized protein LOC108486364 isoform X2: protein MTMSSKFDLSSGSPDRPLYTSGQRGAYLAAQLDRSGSFHETMENQILPSLSGMSRSSSVVAQEDVSNFFQCLRFDPKVVVADHKSSRQGDFKRHINVALGISADESPTVLSKGKLLTSPIPEEIKRLKAGLRDSSVKARERMKTFNEALSVFNKFFPSIPSKKRSRSDSFSGDRSNALLSSDRSILGPTIGKMGMHNLSVAGDFEFDQQQSEERPKNVVPSKRTRTSLVDLRMDMRNNALVKQPGNADRERELLRVSNSGAVQGEDRTVSGGIDGWEKAKMKKKRSGIKIDVSPSMVSAKPVEGYRESKQGIQQRAVSDARSRLNNESHGFRSGIANGSVGVGKLEGISLPTGLGPRSSNPRSDPDNSSPLSDRRDRPVASDKERVNIRAVNKMNVRDEFSSGSPTSSSKMNASVRGPRSGSGVSPKLSPIVHRVASNDWELSHCTNKPPTAGGANNRKRTTSARSSSLPVTHWASQRPLKSSRSARRTNIVPIVSSNDETPSLDAMSDMASDETGSGFARRLSSNSPRQVKLKGDALSSATLSESEESGAAEIKSKEKVKISDEIDEKAGRNVQKVSPLVLPSRKNKLMTGEDKGDAVRQQGRTGRGITSSRSLMPMMVEKFGNVGTAKQLRSARLGLDKAESKAGRPPTRKLTDRKAYARQRHVAISAAADFLVGLEDGHEELVAAVNNLINSAHAFPNSFWRQMEPFFGFISDADIAYLQQQGNYELAKLGSTPVPSITNGCHTIPNGCGLLEQERDGRIAAVIPDGEVVSPQLVLDTGDKNVISLCQRFIAALIPEEVSDCGNEDLPCDAYGTGFEMDGELGSNGLSHIVNFQSTGHTSFNGYRITGKPEHDDSEIDMLRNAEIHSNFSPSLNGTFGNQPMLGSVCSEFQYESMNINEKLLLEAQSVGIFLEPLPDVAQMEDDEICADISKLEEKLNEQVSKKKGLLEKLLETATETRRTQEKGLEQFALDKLVMMAYGKYMSCWGRNAGGKSSSNKTIKLAALAFVKRTLDRYHKFEDTGKSCFDEPMLRDMFLSGFFLNDGESGKPCSNSSIRSRVSGQNGDSYAVNSPDLLPPTNRLSGQTAVKDDSWSNRVKKRELLLEDVVGGTSLSGNAKGKRSERDREGKGHGREVSSRNGTNKIGRPVSNVKGGRKSKAKPKQKTTQLSVSVNGLLEKMPEQPKTSTSVSKLTEITANNNAGEKDEFSLDVLDDLQLPGQDLGSWLNIDDDGLQDHDFMGLEIPMDDLSDLNMMV, encoded by the exons ATGACAATGTCTAGCAAGTTTGATCTGTCTTCTGGTAGCCCGGATAGGCCACTGTACACCAGTGGGCAGCGTGGAGCCTACTTAGCTGCTCAGCTTGACAGATCAGGTAGCTTTCACGAGACCATGGAGAACCAAATTCTACCTTCTCTTTCTGGTATGTCAAGGAGCAGTTCTGTAGTAGCCCAAGAAGATGTATCCAACTTCTTCCAATGCCTGCGTTTCGATCCAAAGGTGGTTGTTGCTGATCATAAGTCTAGTCGCCAAGGAGACTTTAAACGGCACATTAATGTTGCTCTTGGCATTTCTGCTGATGAATCTCCTACTGTGTTGTCAAAAGGCAAGTTGCTGACTTCTCCCATACCTGAGGAAATCAAACGACTTAAGGCTGGTCTACGTGATTCTTCTGTCAAAGCGAG GGAGCGTATGAAAACTTTCAATGAAGCCTTATCAGTATTCAACAAGTTTTTTCCAAGCATACCATCTAAGAAGAGATCTCGATCAGATAGCTTTTCTGGTGACCGATCTAATGCCTTGTTATCTAGTGATCGGTCCATCTTGGGGCCTACCATTGGCAAGATGGGAATGCATAATCTTTCTGTTGCTGGAGATTTTGAATTTGATCAGCAGCAGTCAGAAGAAAGGCCAAAAAATGTTGTTCCAAGTAAACGAACTCGAACTTCTCTGGTGGATCTCAGG ATGGATATGCGGAACAATGCTTTAGTTAAGCAGCCTGGTAATGCAGATAGGGAAAGGGAACTGCTCAGGGTGTCAAATAGCGGTGCAGTTCAGGGTGAGGATCGAACTGTATCAGGTGGCATCGATGGATGGGAAAAGGCAAAGATGAAGAAAAAGCGTTCTGGGATAAAAATTGATGTATCTCCTAGTATGGTATCAGCTAAACCTGTGGAAGGGTACCGGGAATCTAAACAGGGAATACAGCAAAGGGCTGTTTCTGATGCTCGATCAAGGTTAAATAATGAATCCCATGGCTTCAG GTCGGGAATTGCTAATGGATCTGTTGGAGTAGGAAAATTGGAAGGTATCTCGCTGCCGACTGGCTTGGGTCCACGCTCGTCTAACCCTAGGTCTGATCCAGACAACAGCTCCCCTCTCAGTGATCGGAGAGATCGTCCTGTTGCTTCTGATAAAGAGAGAGTGAATATCAGAGCTGTTAACAA GATGAATGTCCGTGATGAATTTAGTTCAGGTAGTCCTACTTCAAGCTCAAAAATGAATGCATCTGTTCGTGGTCCTCGATCAGGGTCTGGGGTTAGTCCAAAGTTGTCGCCAATTGTTCATAGGGTGGCATCAAATGACTGGGAGCTTTCTCACTGTACAAATAAACCACCTACTGCTGGTGGAGCTAATAACCGAAAACGCACGACATCAGCTAGGTCTTCATCACTACCTGTCACCCACTGGGCCAGCCAGAGACCACTGAAGAGCTCTCGTAGTGCAAGACGAACAAATATTGTTCCTATTGTTTCAAGTAATGATGAAACACCGTCGCTGGATGCTATGTCTGATATGGCAAGTGATGAAACTGGGTCAGGATTTGCTAGACGCTTGTCAAGCAATTCTCCCCGACAAGTTAAACTAAAAGGTGATGCCTTATCTTCAGCTACTCTTTCTGAGAGTGAGGAGTCCGGGGCTGCAGAAATTAAATCTAAAGAAAAGGTGAAAATTTCGGATGAAATAGATGAGAAAGCTGGACGGAATGTTCAAAAGGTATCCCCTTTGGTCTTGCCATCAAGAAAGAATAAGCTGATGACTGGAGAAGATAAGGGAGATGCTGTACGTCAACAAGGGAGGACTGGACGGGGTATTACTTCTTCAAGATCTCTTATGCCAATGATGGTTGAGAAGTTTGGCAATGTGGGAACAGCAAAACAGCTCAGAAGTGCCAGGCTTGGCTTGGATAAGGCTGAAAG CAAGGCTGGTCGTCCTCCAACTAGGAAGCTAACTGACCGCAAGGCCTATGCACGCCAGAGGCATGTAGCTATCAGTGCAGCTGCAGATTTCCTTG TTGGTTTGGAGGATGGACATGAAGAGTTGGTAGCTGCTGTAAACAATCTTATTAATTCTG CCCATGCCTTTCCAAACTCCTTTTGGAGGCAGATGGAGCCTTTTTTTGGTTTCATATCTGATGCAGATATTGCCTATTTGCAGCAGCAG GGAAATTACGAACTCGCCAAATTGGGATCAACACCAGTTCCTTCTATTACAAACGGTTGTCATACCATCCCCAATGGATGTGGGTTGCTTGAACAAGAAAGAGATGGCAGAATTGCTGCTGTAATACCAGATGGTGAAGTCGTTTCACCACAATTGGTACTGGATACTGGAGACAAAAATGTGATTTCTCTCTGTCAGAGATTTATAGCAGCTCTAATTCCAGAAGAAGTAAGTGACTGTGGAAATGAAGACCTTCCATGCGATGCTTATGGAACTGGATTTGAGATGGATGGAGAATTGGGATCCAATGGTTTGAGTCATATTGTTAACTTCCAGTCTACTGGGCATACTTCGTTTAATGGTTATAGGATAACTGGGAAGCCAGAACATGATGATTCTGAAATTGATATGTTGAGAAACGCAGAAATTCACTCAAATTTTAGCCCATCCTTGAATGGCACTTTTGGAAACCAACCGATGCTTGGCTCGGTTTGTTCAGAATTCCAGTATGAGAGTATGAATATAAATGAGAAACTCCTTTTGGAGGCCCAAAGTGTTGGAATTTTCTTAGAACCACTG CCTGATGTAGCACAGATGGAGGATGATGAAATTTGTGCAGACATTAGTAAGCTAGAGGAGAAGCTCAATGAACAG GTTTCAAAGAAGAAAGGCCTGCTTGAAAAGCTGTTGGAAACTGCCACAGAAACAAGAAGAACTCAGGAGAA GGGACTCGAACAGTTTGCTCTTGACAAACTTGTCATGATGGCTTATGGGAAGTACATG AGTTGTTGGGGTCGTAATGCTGGTGGGAAGAGTTCCAGTAACAAAACGATCAAGCTAGCTGCCTTGGCATTTGTTAAACGGACATTAGATCGATATCATAAATTTGAAGATACAGGCAAGAGCTGCTTCGATGAGCCCATGCTTAGAGACATGTTTCTTTCTGGGTTTTTCCTGAATGATGGTGAATCTGGGAAGCCCTGTTCAAATAGCTCTATCCGTTCTAGAGTTTCAG GTCAAAATGGGGATAGCTATGCTGTTAATTCGCCTGATCTGCTTCCACCCACAAATCGGTTATCTGGTCAAACTGCTGTTAAAGATGACTCATGGTCTAACAGGGTGAAAAAGAGAGAGTTATTGTTGGAGGATGTAGTTGGTGGTACTTCTTTGTCAGGCAATGCAAAAGGTAAGAGGAGTGAGAGAGACAGAGAAGGAAAGGGACATGGTAGAGAGGTTTCATCTAGAAATGGGACTAATAAGATTGGCCGACCAGTGTCCAATGTTAAGGGGGGAAGGAAATCAAAAGCAAAGCCTAAGCAGAAAACTACTCAACTATCTGTTTCTGTAAATGGCCTTCTTGAGAAGATGCCTGAGCAACCCAAAACATCAACTTCTGTATCAAAGTTAACTGAGATAACTGCCAACAATAATGCCGGAGAAAAAGATGAGTTTAGCCTGGATGTATTGGATGACTTGCAGCTACCAGGACAAGATCTGGGTTCATGGTTGAACATTGATGATGACGGGTTACAGGATCATGACTTCATGGGCCTTGAAATTCCCATGGATGATCTTTCTGACTTGAATATGATGGTTTGA
- the LOC108486364 gene encoding uncharacterized protein LOC108486364 isoform X1, translating into MTMSSKFDLSSGSPDRPLYTSGQRGAYLAAQLDRSGSFHETMENQILPSLSGMSRSSSVVAQEDVSNFFQCLRFDPKVVVADHKSSRQGDFKRHINVALGISADESPTVLSKGKLLTSPIPEEIKRLKAGLRDSSVKARERMKTFNEALSVFNKFFPSIPSKKRSRSDSFSGDRSNALLSSDRSILGPTIGKMGMHNLSVAGDFEFDQQQSEERPKNVVPSKRTRTSLVDLRMDMRNNALVKQPGNADRERELLRVSNSGAVQGEDRTVSGGIDGWEKAKMKKKRSGIKIDVSPSMVSAKPVEGYRESKQGIQQRAVSDARSRLNNESHGFRSGIANGSVGVGKLEGISLPTGLGPRSSNPRSDPDNSSPLSDRRDRPVASDKERVNIRAVNKMNVRDEFSSGSPTSSSKMNASVRGPRSGSGVSPKLSPIVHRVASNDWELSHCTNKPPTAGGANNRKRTTSARSSSLPVTHWASQRPLKSSRSARRTNIVPIVSSNDETPSLDAMSDMASDETGSGFARRLSSNSPRQVKLKGDALSSATLSESEESGAAEIKSKEKVKISDEIDEKAGRNVQKVSPLVLPSRKNKLMTGEDKGDAVRQQGRTGRGITSSRSLMPMMVEKFGNVGTAKQLRSARLGLDKAESKAGRPPTRKLTDRKAYARQRHVAISAAADFLVGLEDGHEELVAAVNNLINSGSFFCVNFLLISVVQNSLIDFTSIAAHAFPNSFWRQMEPFFGFISDADIAYLQQQGNYELAKLGSTPVPSITNGCHTIPNGCGLLEQERDGRIAAVIPDGEVVSPQLVLDTGDKNVISLCQRFIAALIPEEVSDCGNEDLPCDAYGTGFEMDGELGSNGLSHIVNFQSTGHTSFNGYRITGKPEHDDSEIDMLRNAEIHSNFSPSLNGTFGNQPMLGSVCSEFQYESMNINEKLLLEAQSVGIFLEPLPDVAQMEDDEICADISKLEEKLNEQVSKKKGLLEKLLETATETRRTQEKGLEQFALDKLVMMAYGKYMSCWGRNAGGKSSSNKTIKLAALAFVKRTLDRYHKFEDTGKSCFDEPMLRDMFLSGFFLNDGESGKPCSNSSIRSRVSGQNGDSYAVNSPDLLPPTNRLSGQTAVKDDSWSNRVKKRELLLEDVVGGTSLSGNAKGKRSERDREGKGHGREVSSRNGTNKIGRPVSNVKGGRKSKAKPKQKTTQLSVSVNGLLEKMPEQPKTSTSVSKLTEITANNNAGEKDEFSLDVLDDLQLPGQDLGSWLNIDDDGLQDHDFMGLEIPMDDLSDLNMMV; encoded by the exons ATGACAATGTCTAGCAAGTTTGATCTGTCTTCTGGTAGCCCGGATAGGCCACTGTACACCAGTGGGCAGCGTGGAGCCTACTTAGCTGCTCAGCTTGACAGATCAGGTAGCTTTCACGAGACCATGGAGAACCAAATTCTACCTTCTCTTTCTGGTATGTCAAGGAGCAGTTCTGTAGTAGCCCAAGAAGATGTATCCAACTTCTTCCAATGCCTGCGTTTCGATCCAAAGGTGGTTGTTGCTGATCATAAGTCTAGTCGCCAAGGAGACTTTAAACGGCACATTAATGTTGCTCTTGGCATTTCTGCTGATGAATCTCCTACTGTGTTGTCAAAAGGCAAGTTGCTGACTTCTCCCATACCTGAGGAAATCAAACGACTTAAGGCTGGTCTACGTGATTCTTCTGTCAAAGCGAG GGAGCGTATGAAAACTTTCAATGAAGCCTTATCAGTATTCAACAAGTTTTTTCCAAGCATACCATCTAAGAAGAGATCTCGATCAGATAGCTTTTCTGGTGACCGATCTAATGCCTTGTTATCTAGTGATCGGTCCATCTTGGGGCCTACCATTGGCAAGATGGGAATGCATAATCTTTCTGTTGCTGGAGATTTTGAATTTGATCAGCAGCAGTCAGAAGAAAGGCCAAAAAATGTTGTTCCAAGTAAACGAACTCGAACTTCTCTGGTGGATCTCAGG ATGGATATGCGGAACAATGCTTTAGTTAAGCAGCCTGGTAATGCAGATAGGGAAAGGGAACTGCTCAGGGTGTCAAATAGCGGTGCAGTTCAGGGTGAGGATCGAACTGTATCAGGTGGCATCGATGGATGGGAAAAGGCAAAGATGAAGAAAAAGCGTTCTGGGATAAAAATTGATGTATCTCCTAGTATGGTATCAGCTAAACCTGTGGAAGGGTACCGGGAATCTAAACAGGGAATACAGCAAAGGGCTGTTTCTGATGCTCGATCAAGGTTAAATAATGAATCCCATGGCTTCAG GTCGGGAATTGCTAATGGATCTGTTGGAGTAGGAAAATTGGAAGGTATCTCGCTGCCGACTGGCTTGGGTCCACGCTCGTCTAACCCTAGGTCTGATCCAGACAACAGCTCCCCTCTCAGTGATCGGAGAGATCGTCCTGTTGCTTCTGATAAAGAGAGAGTGAATATCAGAGCTGTTAACAA GATGAATGTCCGTGATGAATTTAGTTCAGGTAGTCCTACTTCAAGCTCAAAAATGAATGCATCTGTTCGTGGTCCTCGATCAGGGTCTGGGGTTAGTCCAAAGTTGTCGCCAATTGTTCATAGGGTGGCATCAAATGACTGGGAGCTTTCTCACTGTACAAATAAACCACCTACTGCTGGTGGAGCTAATAACCGAAAACGCACGACATCAGCTAGGTCTTCATCACTACCTGTCACCCACTGGGCCAGCCAGAGACCACTGAAGAGCTCTCGTAGTGCAAGACGAACAAATATTGTTCCTATTGTTTCAAGTAATGATGAAACACCGTCGCTGGATGCTATGTCTGATATGGCAAGTGATGAAACTGGGTCAGGATTTGCTAGACGCTTGTCAAGCAATTCTCCCCGACAAGTTAAACTAAAAGGTGATGCCTTATCTTCAGCTACTCTTTCTGAGAGTGAGGAGTCCGGGGCTGCAGAAATTAAATCTAAAGAAAAGGTGAAAATTTCGGATGAAATAGATGAGAAAGCTGGACGGAATGTTCAAAAGGTATCCCCTTTGGTCTTGCCATCAAGAAAGAATAAGCTGATGACTGGAGAAGATAAGGGAGATGCTGTACGTCAACAAGGGAGGACTGGACGGGGTATTACTTCTTCAAGATCTCTTATGCCAATGATGGTTGAGAAGTTTGGCAATGTGGGAACAGCAAAACAGCTCAGAAGTGCCAGGCTTGGCTTGGATAAGGCTGAAAG CAAGGCTGGTCGTCCTCCAACTAGGAAGCTAACTGACCGCAAGGCCTATGCACGCCAGAGGCATGTAGCTATCAGTGCAGCTGCAGATTTCCTTG TTGGTTTGGAGGATGGACATGAAGAGTTGGTAGCTGCTGTAAACAATCTTATTAATTCTGGTAGTTTCTTTTGTGTCAATTTTTTGTTAATTTCTGTGGTGCAAAATTCATTGATTGATTTTACTTCCATTGCAGCCCATGCCTTTCCAAACTCCTTTTGGAGGCAGATGGAGCCTTTTTTTGGTTTCATATCTGATGCAGATATTGCCTATTTGCAGCAGCAG GGAAATTACGAACTCGCCAAATTGGGATCAACACCAGTTCCTTCTATTACAAACGGTTGTCATACCATCCCCAATGGATGTGGGTTGCTTGAACAAGAAAGAGATGGCAGAATTGCTGCTGTAATACCAGATGGTGAAGTCGTTTCACCACAATTGGTACTGGATACTGGAGACAAAAATGTGATTTCTCTCTGTCAGAGATTTATAGCAGCTCTAATTCCAGAAGAAGTAAGTGACTGTGGAAATGAAGACCTTCCATGCGATGCTTATGGAACTGGATTTGAGATGGATGGAGAATTGGGATCCAATGGTTTGAGTCATATTGTTAACTTCCAGTCTACTGGGCATACTTCGTTTAATGGTTATAGGATAACTGGGAAGCCAGAACATGATGATTCTGAAATTGATATGTTGAGAAACGCAGAAATTCACTCAAATTTTAGCCCATCCTTGAATGGCACTTTTGGAAACCAACCGATGCTTGGCTCGGTTTGTTCAGAATTCCAGTATGAGAGTATGAATATAAATGAGAAACTCCTTTTGGAGGCCCAAAGTGTTGGAATTTTCTTAGAACCACTG CCTGATGTAGCACAGATGGAGGATGATGAAATTTGTGCAGACATTAGTAAGCTAGAGGAGAAGCTCAATGAACAG GTTTCAAAGAAGAAAGGCCTGCTTGAAAAGCTGTTGGAAACTGCCACAGAAACAAGAAGAACTCAGGAGAA GGGACTCGAACAGTTTGCTCTTGACAAACTTGTCATGATGGCTTATGGGAAGTACATG AGTTGTTGGGGTCGTAATGCTGGTGGGAAGAGTTCCAGTAACAAAACGATCAAGCTAGCTGCCTTGGCATTTGTTAAACGGACATTAGATCGATATCATAAATTTGAAGATACAGGCAAGAGCTGCTTCGATGAGCCCATGCTTAGAGACATGTTTCTTTCTGGGTTTTTCCTGAATGATGGTGAATCTGGGAAGCCCTGTTCAAATAGCTCTATCCGTTCTAGAGTTTCAG GTCAAAATGGGGATAGCTATGCTGTTAATTCGCCTGATCTGCTTCCACCCACAAATCGGTTATCTGGTCAAACTGCTGTTAAAGATGACTCATGGTCTAACAGGGTGAAAAAGAGAGAGTTATTGTTGGAGGATGTAGTTGGTGGTACTTCTTTGTCAGGCAATGCAAAAGGTAAGAGGAGTGAGAGAGACAGAGAAGGAAAGGGACATGGTAGAGAGGTTTCATCTAGAAATGGGACTAATAAGATTGGCCGACCAGTGTCCAATGTTAAGGGGGGAAGGAAATCAAAAGCAAAGCCTAAGCAGAAAACTACTCAACTATCTGTTTCTGTAAATGGCCTTCTTGAGAAGATGCCTGAGCAACCCAAAACATCAACTTCTGTATCAAAGTTAACTGAGATAACTGCCAACAATAATGCCGGAGAAAAAGATGAGTTTAGCCTGGATGTATTGGATGACTTGCAGCTACCAGGACAAGATCTGGGTTCATGGTTGAACATTGATGATGACGGGTTACAGGATCATGACTTCATGGGCCTTGAAATTCCCATGGATGATCTTTCTGACTTGAATATGATGGTTTGA
- the LOC128293026 gene encoding uncharacterized protein LOC128293026, whose amino-acid sequence MFIHCSLKLTFDMDLAETRDLQFANGLHGYFSKGQMILRFLKLIQHVMVEGSSCKAKRLKLSRRAPRVKRAKKGQNGPNREDDTRASHTPVAFGGVDQGFHDSHGLAIEPTWPCAI is encoded by the exons ATGTTCATCCACTGCAGTTTGAAGCTTACATTTGATATG GATTTGGCTGAAACTCGTGACTTGCAATTTGCAAATGGTTTGCATGGTTACTTCAGTAAGGGCCAGATGATTCTGAG ATTCTTGAAATTAATCCAGCATGTTATGGTAGAAGGATCAAGTTGCAAAGCCAAAAGATTAAAATTGTCAAG gagagcaccaagagtaaaacgagctaaaaagggacaaaacggaccaaatcgagaagatgacacacgggcatctcacacgcccgtggccttcgggggtgtcgaccaaggttttcacgattcacacggcctggccattgagcccacatggccgtgtgcaatttaa